One segment of Phaeacidiphilus oryzae TH49 DNA contains the following:
- a CDS encoding tyrosine-type recombinase/integrase: MEQRLDSVGSDPMARLFTGPRGGRITTAVLRDATHWDEVVVTLGYEYLRRHDPRHTGLTWMADAGVPLHVLQKIAGHGSIATTQRYLHPDLRSIELAGEALSRISRALGRRLVPRWSPRRSGRGICAS; encoded by the coding sequence GTGGAACAGCGCCTCGACTCGGTGGGCTCTGATCCGATGGCGCGGCTGTTCACCGGGCCGCGCGGCGGACGGATCACCACGGCGGTCCTGCGGGACGCCACCCACTGGGATGAGGTCGTGGTCACGCTCGGGTACGAGTACCTGCGGCGGCACGATCCGCGGCATACCGGGCTGACGTGGATGGCCGATGCCGGCGTTCCGCTGCACGTCTTGCAGAAGATCGCCGGGCATGGGTCGATCGCCACGACGCAGCGCTATCTGCACCCCGACCTGCGGTCGATCGAGCTGGCCGGAGAGGCGCTGAGCCGCATCTCGCGCGCGCTCGGGAGGCGCCTGGTCCCCAGGTGGTCCCCAAGGCGGAGCGGCCGAGGCATCTGCGCGTCGTGA
- a CDS encoding polysaccharide deacetylase family protein yields MKITLTFDNGPTPETTPQVLDALAAHSVRATFFLVADRLRDPAARELAARAASAGHWIGNHTLTHTVQFGDAPGDPELVAREIADAQHLIGDLAAGTPELLFRPYAGGGILDRRVFGSAALDHLRRHEYTCVLWNSLPHDWDDPEGWVDRLLADAAAPDSRDWSLVVLHDLPTGAMDHLPRLLDELSRRGADLVQDFPPSCLPLRPGHPDLPLAHLTAD; encoded by the coding sequence GTGAAGATCACCCTCACCTTCGACAACGGCCCCACCCCGGAGACCACCCCCCAGGTCCTGGACGCCCTGGCCGCCCACTCCGTCCGGGCCACCTTCTTCCTGGTCGCCGACCGCCTCCGGGACCCGGCGGCCCGCGAACTCGCCGCCCGCGCCGCCTCGGCCGGCCACTGGATCGGCAACCACACCCTCACCCACACCGTCCAGTTCGGCGACGCCCCCGGCGACCCCGAACTGGTGGCCCGCGAGATCGCCGATGCCCAGCACCTCATCGGCGACCTCGCCGCCGGAACCCCCGAGCTCCTCTTCCGCCCGTACGCGGGCGGCGGCATCCTCGACCGCCGCGTCTTCGGCAGCGCCGCCCTCGACCACCTCCGCCGGCACGAGTACACCTGCGTCCTGTGGAACTCCCTGCCCCACGACTGGGACGACCCGGAGGGCTGGGTCGACCGCCTCCTCGCCGACGCGGCCGCCCCCGACTCCCGCGACTGGAGCCTGGTCGTCCTCCACGACCTCCCGACCGGCGCGATGGACCACCTCCCGCGCCTCCTCGACGAGCTCTCCCGCCGCGGCGCCGACCTGGTCCAGGACTTCCCCCCGAGCTGCCTCCCCCTCCGCCCCGGCCACCCCGACCTCCCCCTCGCCCACCTCACCGCCGACTGA
- a CDS encoding Fur family transcriptional regulator, producing MSDLLQRLRARGWRMTSQRRVVAEVLDGEHVHLTAEEVHARATARLPEIARATVYNTLGELVAIGEVVEVSTDGRAKRYDPNARRPHEHLVCSRCGTIRDVHPTGDPLAALPPSERFGFTVTTAEITYRGLCPDCAAKGDRP from the coding sequence ATGAGTGACCTGCTGCAACGGCTTCGCGCGCGCGGCTGGCGGATGACCTCCCAGCGGCGCGTCGTCGCAGAGGTCCTGGACGGCGAGCACGTCCACCTCACCGCGGAGGAGGTGCACGCCCGCGCGACCGCCCGGCTGCCGGAGATCGCCCGGGCGACCGTCTACAACACCCTCGGCGAACTGGTCGCCATCGGCGAGGTCGTCGAGGTCTCGACGGACGGCCGCGCCAAGCGCTACGACCCCAACGCCCGCCGCCCGCACGAGCATCTGGTCTGCTCCCGCTGCGGAACGATCCGGGACGTCCACCCCACCGGCGACCCGCTGGCCGCGCTGCCGCCCTCCGAGCGCTTCGGCTTCACCGTCACCACCGCGGAGATCACCTACCGCGGCCTCTGCCCCGACTGCGCCGCGAAGGGCGACCGCCCGTGA
- the katG gene encoding catalase/peroxidase HPI — translation MSENVDANAAGGCPVAHGRALTPPQGGGNSQWWPERLNLKILAKNPAVANPMGEDFDYAKEFESLDLPAVKRDIEEVLTTSQDWWPADFGHYGPLIIRMAWHSAGTYRITDGRGGAGAGQQRFAPLNSWPDNVSLDKARRLLWPVKKKYGRKLSWADLLILAGNVALESMGFDTFGYAGGREDVWEPDEDVYWGPETTWLDDQRYSGDRELEEPLGAVQMGLIYVNPEGPNGNPDPVAAARDIRETFRRMAMNDEETAALIIGGHTFGKTHGAAPDSHVGPEPEAAPLEDQGLGWKNSFGTGSGNDTITSGLEVIWTPTPTQWDNSFLETLFKYDWELYQSPAGANQWRPKDGAGDGTVPDPHDPAARRHPSMLTTDLSMRFDPIYEQISRRWLEHPEELKDAFARAWYKLTHRDMGPIARYLGPEVPDEVQIWQDPLPAVDHPLVDAADVAALKQQVLDSGLTVSQLVSAAWASASSFRGSDKRGGANGARIRLEPMRSWEVNDPDQLATVLRTLEGIQAQFNSSASGGKKISLADLIVLAGNAAVEKAAKDGGVQVDVRFTPGRTDASEEQTDAESFAALEPGADGFRNYLGKANRLPAEYLLLDRANLLTLSAPEMTVLVGGLRVLGANHQQSKQGVFTDRPGVLSNDFFANLIDMGTEWKPVAEDGSAFEGRDRASGELKWTGSRVDLVFGANSELRAVAEVYAADDAKEKFVKDFAAAWAKVMELDRFELKRK, via the coding sequence ATGTCTGAGAACGTAGATGCGAACGCCGCAGGTGGCTGCCCGGTTGCGCACGGACGTGCCCTCACGCCCCCGCAGGGCGGCGGCAACAGCCAGTGGTGGCCCGAGCGCCTCAATCTGAAGATCCTTGCCAAGAACCCGGCCGTGGCCAACCCCATGGGCGAGGACTTCGACTACGCCAAGGAGTTCGAGTCCCTCGACCTCCCGGCCGTCAAGCGGGACATCGAAGAGGTCCTGACGACCTCTCAGGACTGGTGGCCCGCGGACTTCGGCCACTACGGCCCGCTGATCATCCGGATGGCCTGGCACAGCGCCGGCACCTACCGGATCACCGACGGCCGCGGCGGCGCCGGCGCCGGCCAGCAGCGCTTCGCCCCGCTGAACAGCTGGCCGGACAACGTCAGCCTGGACAAGGCCCGCCGCCTCCTCTGGCCGGTGAAGAAGAAGTACGGCCGCAAGCTCTCCTGGGCCGACCTGCTGATCCTGGCCGGCAACGTCGCCCTGGAGTCGATGGGCTTCGACACCTTCGGCTACGCCGGCGGCCGCGAGGACGTGTGGGAGCCGGACGAGGACGTCTACTGGGGTCCCGAGACCACCTGGCTTGACGACCAGCGCTACAGCGGCGACCGCGAGCTCGAGGAGCCCCTCGGCGCCGTCCAGATGGGCCTCATCTACGTCAACCCGGAGGGCCCCAACGGCAATCCGGACCCGGTCGCCGCGGCCCGCGACATCCGCGAGACCTTCCGCCGGATGGCGATGAACGACGAGGAGACCGCCGCCCTCATCATCGGCGGCCACACGTTCGGCAAGACCCACGGCGCGGCCCCCGACTCCCACGTCGGCCCGGAGCCGGAGGCGGCCCCGCTGGAGGACCAGGGCCTCGGCTGGAAGAACAGCTTCGGCACCGGATCGGGCAACGACACCATCACCTCCGGCCTGGAGGTGATCTGGACCCCGACCCCGACCCAGTGGGACAACAGCTTCCTGGAGACCCTCTTCAAGTACGACTGGGAGCTCTACCAGAGCCCGGCGGGCGCCAACCAGTGGCGGCCGAAGGACGGCGCCGGCGACGGCACCGTCCCGGACCCGCACGACCCCGCCGCGCGCCGCCACCCCTCGATGCTCACCACCGACCTCTCGATGCGGTTCGACCCGATCTACGAGCAGATCTCGCGCCGCTGGCTGGAGCACCCGGAGGAGCTGAAGGACGCCTTCGCCCGCGCCTGGTACAAGCTGACCCACCGCGACATGGGCCCGATCGCCCGCTACCTCGGCCCGGAGGTCCCGGACGAGGTGCAGATCTGGCAGGACCCGCTGCCCGCCGTCGACCACCCGCTGGTGGACGCGGCGGACGTGGCGGCGCTGAAGCAGCAGGTGCTGGACTCCGGCCTGACGGTGTCCCAGCTGGTCTCGGCGGCCTGGGCCTCGGCCTCGTCCTTCCGCGGCAGCGACAAGCGCGGCGGCGCCAACGGCGCCCGGATCCGCCTGGAGCCGATGCGCAGCTGGGAGGTCAACGACCCGGACCAGCTGGCGACCGTGCTGCGCACCCTGGAGGGGATCCAGGCGCAGTTCAACTCGTCGGCCTCCGGCGGGAAGAAGATCTCGCTGGCCGACCTGATCGTGCTGGCCGGCAACGCCGCCGTGGAGAAGGCCGCCAAGGACGGCGGCGTCCAGGTCGACGTGCGGTTCACCCCGGGCCGTACGGACGCCTCGGAGGAGCAGACCGACGCCGAGTCGTTCGCGGCTCTGGAGCCGGGCGCGGACGGGTTCCGCAACTACCTCGGCAAGGCGAACCGGCTGCCGGCCGAGTACCTGCTGCTGGACCGGGCCAACCTGCTGACGCTGAGCGCCCCCGAGATGACCGTGCTGGTCGGCGGCCTGCGCGTGCTGGGCGCCAACCACCAGCAGTCCAAGCAGGGCGTCTTCACCGACCGCCCGGGCGTGCTGAGCAACGACTTCTTCGCCAACCTGATCGACATGGGCACGGAGTGGAAGCCGGTCGCCGAGGACGGCAGCGCGTTCGAGGGTCGCGACCGGGCGAGCGGCGAGCTGAAGTGGACCGGCAGCCGGGTGGACCTGGTCTTCGGCGCCAACTCCGAGCTGCGGGCGGTGGCCGAGGTCTACGCGGCCGACGACGCCAAGGAGAAGTTCGTCAAGGACTTCGCGGCGGCCTGGGCGAAGGTCATGGAGCTGGACCGGTTCGAGCTGAAGCGGAAGTGA
- a CDS encoding MerR family transcriptional regulator, with product MSAPEAVPTGEAVTIGEAARRTGVSVHTLRYYERTGLMAASPHRTSGGSRRYSAADLKWISMCTKLRATGMPIDLIRQYAELVRAGEGNEAERLELLESHREQVAAEIATLTENLGLIDHKIDTYRRRLAEGTAHGLWTTPRTP from the coding sequence ATGTCGGCACCCGAGGCCGTACCCACCGGAGAGGCCGTGACCATCGGCGAGGCCGCCCGCCGCACCGGCGTCAGCGTCCACACCCTCCGCTACTACGAGCGCACCGGCCTGATGGCCGCCTCCCCGCACCGCACCAGCGGCGGCAGCCGCCGCTACTCCGCGGCGGACCTCAAGTGGATCTCCATGTGCACCAAGCTGCGCGCCACCGGGATGCCGATCGACCTCATCCGCCAGTACGCGGAGCTGGTCCGGGCCGGTGAGGGCAACGAGGCAGAGCGGCTGGAACTGCTCGAGTCCCACCGCGAGCAGGTCGCCGCCGAGATCGCCACGCTCACCGAGAACCTCGGGCTGATCGACCACAAGATCGACACCTACCGCCGCCGCCTCGCCGAGGGCACCGCCCACGGCCTCTGGACCACCCCGCGCACGCCCTGA
- a CDS encoding SDR family oxidoreductase has product MPSNSSSKASEAGNAAPSILIVGASRGLGHAMAAEFLKKGWDVTGTVRAGSERTPLHALAEEWPGRVGIEILDINAPEQLAALRERLAGRVFDILFMNAGTTNNEQTPIGLVSAEDFTQVMVTNALSPMRVVEALEGLVTPDGLIGAMSSGQGSITNNRTALREVYRGSKAALNMFMRSFAVRQSEAGHDGRAFVLMAPGWVRTELGGPDARLTIEESVPNLVNVLLEKRERPGLEYLDYLGRTIPW; this is encoded by the coding sequence ATGCCATCGAATTCATCGAGCAAAGCAAGCGAAGCCGGGAATGCGGCCCCGAGCATTCTGATCGTCGGGGCCTCGCGCGGACTCGGCCATGCCATGGCCGCGGAATTCCTGAAGAAGGGTTGGGATGTCACCGGAACCGTCCGGGCCGGATCCGAGCGGACGCCTCTCCACGCGCTCGCCGAGGAATGGCCCGGCCGGGTCGGAATCGAGATCCTCGACATCAACGCGCCCGAGCAGCTCGCCGCCCTGCGGGAGCGGCTGGCCGGGCGGGTCTTCGACATCCTGTTCATGAACGCGGGGACCACCAACAACGAGCAGACCCCGATCGGACTGGTCTCGGCGGAGGACTTCACGCAGGTCATGGTGACCAACGCGCTCAGCCCGATGCGCGTGGTCGAGGCCCTTGAGGGCCTGGTGACCCCGGACGGGCTGATCGGCGCGATGTCCTCCGGGCAGGGCAGCATCACCAACAACAGGACGGCGCTGCGCGAGGTCTACCGCGGCAGCAAGGCCGCCCTCAACATGTTCATGCGCAGCTTCGCCGTGCGGCAGTCGGAGGCCGGCCACGATGGCCGGGCGTTCGTGCTGATGGCGCCGGGATGGGTGCGGACGGAACTCGGCGGGCCGGATGCGCGGCTCACGATCGAGGAGAGCGTGCCCAATCTGGTGAATGTGCTTCTGGAGAAGAGGGAAAGGCCCGGCCTGGAGTATCTGGACTACCTCGGCCGGACCATTCCGTGGTGA
- a CDS encoding glyceraldehyde-3-phosphate dehydrogenase, whose product MTVNDDLFTDWKRREEIAEAMIPIIGRLHRERDVNVLLHSRSLVNKSVVSILKTHRFARQIAGEELSVTETMPFLRALADLDLGPSQIDLGILAAGHKADDRGLSAAEYTAEAVAGAIGTGGLERGAGRDVVLYGFGRIGRLLARLLIEKAGSGNGLRLRAIVVRPGGGDTEQDLVKRASLLRRDSIHGQFNGTITVDPEHHRIIANGNGIQVVYSNDPAAVDYTAYGIQDAILIDNTGRWRDREGLSQHLRPGIAKVVLTAPGKGDVPNIVHGVNHDTLKPDERILSCASCTTNAIVPPLKAMADEYGVLRGHVETVHSFTNDQNLLDNYHKSERRGRSAPLNMVITETGAASAVAKALPDLKAKITGSSIRVPVPDVSIAILNLQLARETSREEVVDYLREVSLTSPLRRQIDFTNGPDAVSSDFIGSRHASIVDAGATKVDGDNAILYLWYDNEFGYSCQVVRVVQHVSGVEYPTFPKPATVSAVSAVSAVQAVSAV is encoded by the coding sequence GTGACTGTCAACGACGACTTGTTCACCGACTGGAAGCGCCGCGAGGAGATCGCCGAGGCGATGATCCCGATCATCGGGAGGCTGCACCGCGAGCGGGACGTCAACGTCCTGCTGCACAGCCGCTCCCTGGTGAACAAATCGGTGGTCAGCATCCTCAAGACCCACCGGTTCGCCCGCCAGATAGCCGGCGAGGAGCTCTCGGTCACCGAGACCATGCCGTTCCTCCGGGCGCTGGCCGACCTCGACCTCGGCCCCTCGCAGATCGACCTCGGCATCCTCGCCGCCGGGCACAAGGCGGACGACCGCGGCCTCTCGGCCGCCGAGTACACGGCGGAGGCGGTGGCCGGCGCCATCGGCACCGGAGGGCTCGAGCGCGGTGCCGGCCGCGATGTCGTCCTCTACGGCTTCGGGCGGATCGGCCGGCTGCTGGCCCGGCTGCTGATCGAGAAGGCCGGATCGGGCAACGGCCTCCGACTGCGCGCCATCGTGGTCCGCCCGGGCGGCGGCGACACCGAGCAGGACCTGGTCAAGCGCGCCTCGCTGCTCCGCCGCGACTCCATCCACGGCCAGTTCAACGGCACCATCACGGTCGACCCGGAGCACCACCGGATCATCGCCAACGGCAACGGCATCCAGGTCGTCTACTCCAACGACCCCGCCGCCGTGGACTACACGGCGTACGGGATCCAGGACGCCATCCTGATCGACAACACCGGCAGGTGGCGGGACCGCGAGGGGCTCTCCCAGCACCTCCGCCCCGGCATCGCCAAGGTGGTGCTGACCGCCCCGGGCAAGGGCGACGTCCCCAACATCGTCCACGGCGTCAACCACGACACCCTCAAGCCGGACGAGCGGATCCTCTCCTGCGCCTCCTGCACCACCAACGCGATCGTCCCGCCGCTGAAGGCGATGGCCGACGAGTACGGCGTGCTCCGCGGCCACGTGGAGACCGTCCACTCGTTCACCAACGACCAGAACCTGCTGGACAATTACCACAAGTCCGAGCGCCGCGGCCGCTCCGCGCCGCTCAACATGGTGATCACCGAGACCGGCGCCGCCTCGGCCGTGGCCAAGGCGCTGCCCGACCTCAAGGCGAAGATCACCGGCAGCTCGATCCGGGTGCCGGTGCCGGACGTCTCGATCGCCATCCTCAACCTCCAACTGGCCCGCGAGACCAGCCGCGAGGAGGTCGTGGACTACCTGCGCGAGGTGTCGCTGACCTCCCCGCTGCGCCGCCAGATCGACTTCACCAACGGGCCGGACGCCGTCTCCAGCGACTTCATCGGCTCCCGGCACGCCTCGATCGTCGACGCCGGAGCGACCAAGGTGGACGGCGACAACGCCATCCTCTACCTCTGGTACGACAACGAGTTCGGCTACTCCTGCCAGGTCGTCCGGGTCGTCCAGCACGTCTCCGGCGTCGAGTACCCGACCTTCCCGAAGCCGGCGACGGTGTCGGCGGTGTCGGCGGTGTCGGCCGTCCAGGCGGTCTCGGCGGTCTGA
- a CDS encoding cysteine hydrolase family protein: protein MPTPSAAPGAAGATALLVMDVQHATVGRLPDADAYLARLGEAVGAARTAGVPVIHIVLGFRPGHPEVHPRNVVFSALPADALVPGDPNGEIHPAVAPLPGELVVTKNRVGAFTGNNLDQLLAAAGIEHLVLTGIATGGVVLATAVQAFDRDYRLTVLSDGCADLKPEFHEALLAGFFAKRGTVSTVRDWADSLS, encoded by the coding sequence ATGCCCACCCCCTCCGCCGCTCCCGGCGCCGCCGGCGCCACCGCCCTGCTCGTGATGGACGTCCAGCACGCCACCGTCGGCCGCCTCCCGGACGCCGACGCGTACCTCGCCCGTCTCGGGGAGGCGGTCGGCGCGGCCAGGACCGCCGGCGTCCCGGTGATCCACATCGTCCTCGGCTTCCGTCCCGGCCACCCCGAGGTCCACCCGCGCAACGTCGTCTTCTCCGCCCTCCCGGCCGACGCGCTGGTCCCGGGCGACCCGAACGGCGAGATCCACCCCGCGGTCGCCCCGCTCCCCGGCGAACTGGTCGTCACCAAGAACCGGGTGGGCGCCTTCACCGGCAACAACCTGGACCAGCTGCTCGCCGCGGCCGGGATCGAGCACCTGGTGCTGACCGGCATCGCCACCGGCGGCGTGGTCCTGGCCACCGCCGTGCAGGCCTTCGACCGCGACTACCGCCTGACCGTCCTCTCCGACGGCTGCGCCGACCTCAAGCCGGAGTTCCACGAGGCCCTTCTCGCCGGCTTCTTCGCCAAGCGGGGCACCGTCAGCACCGTCCGGGACTGGGCGGACTCGCTGTCCTGA
- a CDS encoding vitamin K epoxide reductase family protein, with protein sequence MGISGVAEPNASNPGAEEPGAPEPGAPEPGRAQGASETGPAGVVEPLPGGVLVVAGLTFALSGAAIAALLAAGVDGPSGGTAEAALWGGVPVDWPALAYFLVAAGLHTPAAWRSRSPALRATRLGLSAVGAASLVYLFYADLLRDQEVCLWCTGLHLVAGGLAVLTALGTGLTAPTAG encoded by the coding sequence GTGGGCATCAGCGGAGTCGCCGAGCCGAACGCTTCGAATCCGGGCGCCGAGGAGCCGGGCGCCCCCGAGCCGGGCGCTCCCGAGCCGGGCCGGGCGCAGGGCGCCTCGGAGACCGGGCCGGCGGGGGTGGTGGAACCGCTGCCGGGCGGGGTCCTGGTCGTGGCCGGGCTGACGTTCGCGCTCTCCGGGGCGGCCATCGCGGCGCTGCTGGCGGCCGGTGTGGACGGGCCGTCCGGCGGCACGGCGGAGGCGGCGCTCTGGGGCGGTGTACCGGTGGACTGGCCGGCGCTGGCGTACTTCCTCGTCGCGGCCGGGCTCCACACTCCGGCGGCCTGGCGCAGCCGCTCCCCCGCGCTGCGTGCGACGCGGCTCGGGCTGAGCGCGGTGGGGGCGGCCTCGCTGGTCTACCTCTTCTACGCCGACCTCCTGCGCGACCAGGAGGTCTGCCTCTGGTGCACCGGACTGCACCTGGTGGCCGGGGGGCTCGCGGTCCTCACCGCGCTGGGCACGGGGCTGACGGCGCCGACGGCCGGCTGA
- a CDS encoding DUF5133 domain-containing protein, with product MAIVDPLVLRRLVERYTAVTAGVPGPGQREDLEYTLCVYCGVRDIEAALARANEILGAPPTAAA from the coding sequence ATGGCGATCGTCGATCCGCTGGTGCTGCGCCGCCTTGTGGAGCGCTACACGGCCGTCACGGCCGGCGTTCCTGGTCCGGGACAGCGCGAGGACCTGGAGTACACGCTGTGCGTGTACTGCGGTGTGCGCGACATCGAGGCCGCGCTCGCGCGGGCGAACGAGATCCTCGGCGCACCGCCTACGGCCGCAGCCTGA
- a CDS encoding Dps family protein, which translates to MTAIKSTLPETDLKVTAETLQDTLADLIDLSLTAKQAHWNIVGPRFRSVHLQLDEVVTLARSYTDTVAERASALGVSPDGRAATVARSSSLPEYASGWVSDDDTVRALVRALGELVARMRDRIAATEGPDPVTQDLFIGLTAELEKQHWMFQAQTAG; encoded by the coding sequence GTGACCGCCATCAAGAGCACGCTGCCCGAGACCGACCTCAAGGTCACTGCGGAGACGCTGCAGGACACCCTCGCCGATCTGATCGACCTCTCGCTGACCGCGAAGCAGGCGCACTGGAACATCGTCGGCCCGCGGTTCCGCTCGGTCCATCTGCAGCTCGACGAGGTGGTGACGCTGGCGCGCAGCTACACCGACACGGTCGCCGAGCGGGCCTCGGCCCTCGGCGTCAGCCCGGACGGCCGGGCCGCCACCGTGGCCCGCAGCAGCTCGCTGCCCGAGTACGCCTCCGGCTGGGTGTCCGACGACGACACCGTGCGGGCGCTGGTCCGCGCGCTGGGCGAGCTGGTGGCCCGGATGCGCGACCGGATCGCCGCCACCGAGGGGCCGGACCCGGTGACCCAGGACCTCTTCATCGGCCTCACCGCCGAGTTGGAGAAGCAGCACTGGATGTTCCAGGCGCAGACCGCCGGGTGA
- a CDS encoding response regulator has product MQPSTPEPIEVLLVEDDPGDELMTREAFEDNKIGNTLHVVRDGLEALDFLYRRGEYADAPVPDLVLLDLNLPKYDGRQVLEKIKSDPELTHIPVVVLTTSSAEEDILRSYKLHANAYVSKPVDLDQFIAAIRHIDDFFLTVVRLPRARRE; this is encoded by the coding sequence ATGCAGCCGAGCACTCCTGAGCCGATCGAGGTCCTGCTGGTCGAGGACGACCCCGGCGACGAGCTGATGACCCGCGAGGCCTTCGAGGACAACAAGATCGGCAACACGCTGCATGTCGTCCGCGACGGCCTGGAGGCGCTGGACTTCCTCTACCGCCGCGGGGAGTACGCCGACGCCCCCGTGCCGGACCTCGTCCTCCTCGACCTCAACCTGCCCAAGTACGACGGCAGGCAGGTGCTGGAGAAGATCAAGTCGGACCCGGAGCTCACCCACATACCGGTGGTGGTGCTCACCACCTCCTCCGCCGAGGAGGACATCCTGCGCAGCTACAAGCTGCACGCCAACGCGTACGTCAGCAAGCCGGTGGACCTGGACCAGTTCATCGCCGCCATCCGGCACATCGACGACTTCTTCCTCACCGTGGTCCGGCTGCCGCGCGCCCGCCGCGAATGA